The genomic segment TGCCGGCGCTGCGGCTCGCTCTCTTCAAGCGTCACGACGAGGGTGCGGACGGTGACATCTCCCACTACCAGGCGTTGACCACCGCCCTGGCCGCCACGGTCGGGGTCGGCAACATCGCCGGGGTGGCCACCGCGATCTACTGGGGCGGGCCCGGCGCGCTGTTCTGGATGTGGATCACGGCCCTGCTGGGGATGGCGTCGAAGTACTCGGAGGCCTTCCTCGCGGTGCGCTTCCGGACCAAGGACGCGCGGGGCGAGATGTCCGGTGGTCCGCAGTACTACCTGGCGAAGGCCATCCCGAACCGGTTCGGACTCGTGCTGAGCATCGCCTTCGCGGTGTTCGCGGTCCTGGCGAGCTTCGGGATCGGCAACATGACGCAGTCGAACACGGTCGCCGCCTCGCTGGAGAGCTCGTTCGGCGTGCCGGCCTGGGCGGTGGGCGTCGTCATCACGATCGCGGCCGGAGCGGTGCTGATCGGGGGCATCAAGTCGATCGGCAAGGTCACCGCCTCGTTCGTCCCCTTCATGATCATTGTCTACGTCCTCGGTGGACTGGCCGTGTTGCTCCTCAACATCGGCGAGGTCCCGGCGGCGCTGGGACTCGTGTTCTCCGACGCCTTCACGGGCACCGCGGCGACCGGTGGCTTCCTGGGCTCGGCGTTCATCATCGTGCTGCAGTACGGCGTCGCCCGCGGCATCTTCTCCAACGAGTCCGGACTCGGATCGGCGGCCATCGCCGCGGCCGCGGCCCAGACCCGGCACCCGGTCCGCCAGGCGATGGTCTCGATGACGCAGACCTTCATCGACACGATCATCGTGGTGACCATGACGGGACTCGTCATCGTCACCACCGGCACCTGGTCGTCGGGCATCGAGGGCGCGGAGATGACGGCGGAGGCCTTCACCCGCGGACTGCCGGGCGAGTGGGGCCACTACATCGTCACGGTGAGTGTGGTGTTCTTCGCGTTCTCCACCATCCTCGGTTGGGCCTACTACGGGGAACGCTGCATGGAGCGGCTCGTCGGTGTCCGCGGGGTCGTGCCCTACCGTCTGGTGTTCACGGTGGTGATCCTCATCGGGGCGACCACCGAGCTGAGCCTGGTGTGGACGTTCTCCGACGTGATGAACGGGTTGATGGCGCTGCCCAACCTGATCGGGCTCGTGGTGTGCGCGGGGCTGATCGCCCGGGAGACCAAGCAGTACCTCGCGGTGGACCCCGATCTGCTGAACCAGCCCCTGGAGCCGACCCTGCACGGCACGGACGTTCTGCGGCGCTCCCGCCCCGACACCCTGACCTGAGCACGCTCGGCGGCGGAGCGGTCGACACGTCGTCATGGGTCCTTCCCCCGGCATCGCGCCTTGGCCATGCTCGACAAGGCGTAGATCGCCTGTCGAGGTCGGAGATCCCGACCGCGGCGTGGAAAGGAAGGACCCATGACGACGCGGACCAGCACATCGTCGACTCCCGAGTTCGCCGACCTCGTGTCCAGGGTGCGGGAGGTGGTGCACAGCACCGAGAGCACCGACGGCGACACCACAGCCGAGGGAGTATCGGACGTCGCGACGCGAGTGGGCTCGGTGTTGTCCGACCGGCTGGCGGACGGTCTCCCGTTGCCCGAGCACCTGCGCTGGCACGATCCCGACCACTACACCCAGCACATCGTGCACGTCGAACCCTCCGGCACGTTCTCGATCGTCGCGCTCGTGTGGCTGCCCGGGCAGGCCACGCCCGTGCACGACCACGTGTCGTGGTGCGTGACGGGCGTCGTCGAGGGCCAGGAGACCGAAGAGGTGTACGAGGTCCGCGAGGTGGGCGGCCGGTCCCACCTGGTGCGCGTCGGTGAGACCGTCAACGTCGTCGGCGACGTGTCGGCACTCGACCCGCCGGGGGACATCCACCGGGTGCGCAACAGCTGCCAGGAGCTGGTCGTCTCGCTGCACATCTACGGCGCCGACATCCACCGACTCGGCAGCAGCATCCGCCGCGCCTACGACCTGCCGACACTCGACCGGGCGGAGTGAGCGGCCCGGCTGCTCAGCGCGGCGGTCACTCGGTGGTCATCGCGGGCGGTGGGTCCAGGGGCGTGCAGCTGGGGGCCAGGTGCAGTGACGTCGCGAGGGTGCCGGAGCGTGCGGTGACTCGCTCCGGGGAAGGCGGTGCGTCGGCACCCGCGGGGAGTTCGTCCCGCAGTCGTTCGAGAGCGCGCGTCAACGTCGCGACGTAGCTGTCGGCGTCCGCGAGGCCCGAGGCGTCGAGAGCGGCCAGCTCGTCCAGCGCGTGCCCGACCGTCGACGACACCTGGTACGGCGCGGCTTCCGTCCCGTCCTCGGGCCGCAGTTCGTCGAGGGCGCTCACCTGCGCGCACACCGTCTCCGCCCACGCGACGAGTGCCCGGTCCGGTCGAGGAACAACCGGCGAGCAGGAGGAGACCGACGACGGTGACGGTCGCGCGAGGACGCATGGGAGCCGCTCCTTCCCCTGAGCTGACCGGACGACGGTAGCCGTCCGGTCAGCGGAAAGGCGCGCTCGTGGCAGCAACCGGCCACCCGCCGGGATCACCGGGTCTCGGTGGTCTTGCGGAGCCCGGCCGGCTGGTCGGGATTCAGACCGCGCGCGACCGCGAGCCGCCACGCGAGCCGTTGCAGCGGCAGGATCTCCAGCACCGGCGCCAGGTCCTCGTCGAGAGCGGGCACCACAAGGTCGTGCGTGGGAAGCGGGCCCACGCGGAGGACGTCCGCTCCGCGCCGCGACACCTGGTCGAGCACGTCGGACATCGTGGTGCCGCCCGGACCCCCACCGCAGAACGCGAGCACGACGGTGTCGGACCCGACCGCCGCGATCGGTCCGTGCAGCAGATCGGCCCCGCTGTAGGAGCGGGTGACGAGGTAGCTGGTCTCGGCCAACTTCAGTCCCGTCTCGGCCGCCGAGGCCAGCGAGTAGCCGCGTGCCGTCGTGACGATGCGTTCGGCGAAGCGCAGGCGGTGCGCCGCGGCGTCGACCCGCTCGGCGTTGTCGTCGAGGCACCGCTGGGCCAGCTCACCGATCCGGTCGACGTCCGGACTCACGCCGCCCCGGATCTCCGACACCAGCAACGACAGCGCCAGCAGGCTCGCCGTGTACGTCTTGGTGGCGGCCACGGCGCGTTCCGGGCCCGCACCGATGTCCAGGACGTGTTCGGCCGCCGAACCCAGTGGGGAGTCCGCGGTGTTGGTCACCGCGACGGTCAGCGCGCCCCGGCGGCGGGCCGACTCGGTGACCTCGACGAGATCCGGAGATCCGCCGCTCTGGCTGACCGCGACGAGCAGGACGTCGCGCAGATCCGGATCGGCGCCGTACAACGTGGTGGTCGACGGCGACACCGCACCCGCGGGCAGTCCGAGCTGGACCTCCACGAGATACTTCCCGTACAGGGCGGCGTGTCCGCTCGAACCGCGAGCGGCGAAGAGCACGAAACGCGGTCGGAACCGTCGCACGTGCTCGGCGATGCGGGCCACGGCGGAGCGGTCCCGGGCGAGAGCGTCCAGGACCTGTGGCTGCTCGGCGATCTCCCGCGCCATCCAGCCACCGGGCTCGGTGCCGGGCACAGGGGTGGTCGTCATGAGTGTCCTCCTCGGGGAAGCCGGAGCAGTCGAGCGGCGTTCCCGCCGAAGATCTTGCCGAGGTCGGTGTCCGGCATGCCCATCTCGTGGCAGACGCGGAGCTGGTCGGCGAGGTAGCGGTAGCAGTATCCGCGCGGGAACCACGACGAGTCGCTGCCGAACACGATGCGGTCCGGCCCGATCGTCTCGTAGCAGCGCCGGAACAGGTCCTCCAGCGTCAGCTTGTAGGGCATCCAGCGCACCCATTGGTTGGAGCCCGACGTGTCCACGTGCACGTTGGGACATGCCCAGCAGAGGAACAGCACCTGCTGCACGTGTTGCACCCCGAAGTGCGGGATCACGAACGGGATGCCGGGGTGGCGCTTGGCCACCGACTCCAACCACGCCGGCTCGATGTGGGCGTTGTGCGCGATCCCGCCACTCGACCCGCAATGTCCGAAGTGGATGAGCACGGGAAGCTCGTACTCCGCCGCCACCCGCCACACCGCGTCGGCCGCCGGGTCGTCGATCCGGTGGGGAAGCAGGGGAGCGAACAGCTTGAGCCCGCGCAGACCGAGCTCGGTCACCGCGCGCCGAAGCCGCTCGGCCGCACCCGGTGCGGTGAGGTCGCGCAGGTTCGCCATGCCGGAGAAGCGCTGCGGGTGCCGAGCGACGAGTTCGGCGACCCGGTCGTCACCGCCGCCGGTGACGAAGGTGGCGTGGGCGATGCCGTGCCGGTCCAGCTCGTCGAGCCACAGGTCGGCCTCCTCCTCCCAGGTCCGCTCGTCCGAGGGCTGCGGATCCGGGAAGTCCCAGGCCCGCCGCCAGCGGGCCGACTGCGCGGCCACGAGGTCCTGCCGTCGACGCTGAGCCTGCTCGTCGGGGTCGGCGCAGGTGAACTGACCGCCCGAGAGATCCCTCGTCGCCGGGTCCTGGTCGATGCGGAAGTGCAGGTGGAAGTCGACGATCTCGGTGCCCTGCACGGTGGGGACGCTGGTCATGCCGATACTCCGTCTCGTCGTGCGGGCAGGACGTCCGACGGGGAGAAGCGGCGGTCGTGCGAGGGCCTGCTGATGACCGTCGCGGCGACGCGCACTCCGTAGTCGGCCGCCTCGGTGGGGGAGTATCCCTCGGCGAGCCGGTGCAACAACCCCGCGTTGAAGGCGTCACCGGCACCGGTGGAGTCCTGCACGCGCACCTGCGGCGTCGGGCACTCCACGACGGCCCCGTCCGGGGACACCACGAGAGCGCCCTCGGAGCCGCACTTCACGACCACCGTCGTCCCACTGCTCTCCGCCACGGACCGCGCCGCCGCGGTCACGTCGGACCGATCGGCCAGCGCGCGGATCTCGTCGGTGTTGGGCAGGAAGACGTCCACCTGTTCCAGCAGCCCGAGCACCTCGGCCCGGGTGGTCGCCGACCAGTTCCCCGGGTCCCATCCCGTGTCGAGCGCGGTCCGCGCGCCCGCATCCCGGGCGGCGGAGAACAACGCCCTGGCCCGCTCGTCGCGCAGCACCGGCAGCAGGAAGTAGCCCGACAGCAGCAGGAACCGGCTGGACAGCACGTCCGCGGGCACGGCGCTGGCGTCCATGCCCGCGAGCGCGCCGAGCGCCGACAGGAACGCCCGGTCGTGCCCGGGAGCCTCGGCGGCCACGGTGACCGAGGTCGACTCCCCGGCGGCGCGCACGAGGTGCGTGCGCAGGCCGGGCATGTCCAGTTCCGCGTCGAGCAGCCGGGCGGTGCCGTCCTCGCCGACGCGTCCGACGAGCACGGTGTCCCGCCCGAGCTGCGCGAGCGTGACCGCGGTGTTGGCGGCGGAGCCACCGGGACGGACGGCGATCGAGGGCACGATCTGCTCCGTCCCGGGCGGTGGGAGCGCGGCGACTCCGGCCACGACGACGTCGAGGTTGACGTTGCCGACGACGGTGATGCGGTCGGGCACGGTCTCGCCCGACACCACCGGGCTCACTGACGGTCCCCGGCGAGCACGGCGTCGACCGCGGCGGTCAGTGCGTCCTCCGCCTGGCGCAGGCGGGCGCGGCGCGCGTCGAACTCGGTCGTGAGCGCACCGGCACGCTCGGCCACCCGCCGGGCCGTGGTGCGCACGGCCGCGGAGCCGGGGCCACCGGGTTGGGGCCGGTCCAGCACCTGTTGCGGTCGCAGACCCGCGGCCAGCGCGGCCTCCACGACGGTGTCGTCGGCCTCCAGGCCCGCCTCGGCGATCGCGTCGGCCACGAGCCTGGTGGTCCACGCGGCCGGAGGTGCCTGACGCACGAGGGCACCGACCACGGAGTGTGCGCCGCGCCAGGGCACACCCGCCGCGGCGAGGGCCTCGGCCACGGCGGTGGTCGTGGCACCGGTCGCGACGACGTCCTCCGGCGTGGGCGGCTCCAGCGGCTCCAGCTCACCGAGGAGGCCGTGCATGAGGGTGAGGAAGCGCACCGCGCGGTCACCGGCCCGCCACAGGTGCTGTTGCACGTCGGTGGTCGCGTTGTTGGAGTCCTCGTACCAGGCGGCACCCACGTTGTTCAGCGTCGCGGCGAGGTCGGCCGCCGCCGCCCCGGCCATCGAGCACATGTGTTCCAGCACCACCGGGTTCTTCTTCTGCGGCATGATGCTGGAGCCCTGGCAGTACGAGTCGGGCGTGACGACCCAGCGGAACGTCATCCAGTCCAGCATCGTGCGCGCCATCCGCGCCCCGGTGGCGAGGATGCGGGCCTGCACGGCACCGGTGCGCACGAGGTGTTCGGCGCCCGCCACGGCCTCGTACGACGACGTGAAGGTCTCGCGGAATCCGAGCAGTTCGGTGAGGCGCTCCGACGCGATCGGCAGGTCCGTGCCCGCGAACGCGCACGAGCCGAGTGGTGAGACGTCGAGCTCGTCGTACACGGACAGCAGCTCGTCGGCCTGGCTGAGCAGCGCCTCGCCGTACCCGGCGAGCACGTGGCCGAGCGTGGTGGGCTGGGCCGGCCTGCGGTGGGTGTAGCCGACGATGAGCACGTCGGCGTGCCGATCGGCCTGCGCCGCGGCGACGTGCGCCGCCGCACACGCCAGCCGAGCCTGCTCCAGCACGTTCTCGCGCAGCACCATCCGGAACACACCGGCGTCGAGGTCGTTGCGCGACCGGGCGAGCTGCACATCCAACTCGGACGGTGCGAGGCCCGCGGCGGCGGCGAGTCGCTGCTCCACGAGGAAGTAGACGTCCTCGACGCTGCCGTCGAACTCCAGGCGGTCGTCCTCCTCGGCCAGGAGCCGCCGCAGCCCGGCGAGCAGCGCCCGCGCGCGTTCGGCGGGGAGCAGCCCCTGCTCGGCGAGCATCACGACGTGCGCGAGGCTCGCTTCGAGCATCGGCCGGTACAGCTGGGGCGCGGACTCCTCGAACGCGACCCTGAGGTGGTTCTGCCAGTACGTGGACAGACTAGGCATGAGGCAACTTTCTCCGTTGTGCGGTCAGCCCACCGGCAGCGCGGTGGCGCCGGTGGACTTCTTGCGTGGCCCGTCACCGAGCCGGTTGGACAGAACGAGCACGGCCAGGATCAACACGATCTGCAACGTTCCGTAGGCGGCGGCGCTGCCGAACTCGGAGGAGTAGATGCGGTTGTAGATCTCGACGGACATCGGGGGCAGCCCGGGCGGGTAGATGACCACCGACGCGACGTACTCGCCCACACCGTCGACGAAGGCGAGCAGCGCACCGGCGAGCACTCCGCGCACGACGAGCGGCAGCGTGACGGTGCGGAGCACGCGCATCGGCCCGGCACCCAGGTTGCGGGCCGCCTCCTCCAGGGACGGGTCCATCTGGTCGAGCGACGCGCTCGTGGAGCGGAACACCAGAGGGACGAACCGGACGAAGTAGGCCACCGGGAGGATCCACATCGTCCCGACGAGCGTGAGGCCGAGGTTTCCGGCGTTCGGCTCGTTGAACGCGGTCACCAGGTTCACGCCGATCACCGTGCCGGGCAGCGCCCACGGAAGCATGATCATCACGTCGAGGGCGGAGCGGCCGGGGAGTTTCCACCGGGCCACCACCCACGCCGTGGCGGCGCCGACGAGGATCGCGGCCGCCGTGGCGATCAGGCTCATCTGCAGGCTCACCGAGACCGGCAGCAGGCTCTGCGGGTCGGTGACGATGCGCGTGTAGTTGTCCAGCGTGTACTCGCTCGGCAGCACCTGGTGCGTCCACGAGCTGTCGACCGAGAACGACACGAGCACGATCACCAGCACGGGCGCCATCAGCAGCACCGTGAGCACGAGGCTGCCGGCTCCCGCGCCGGCCTTGGCGAGCAGCGAGCCGGGCGAGCGACGTGCGCCGGGCGTGCCCTTCGACAGGCTGCGATGCACTCGACGTCCCTGGTACCAGCGCATCCCGACCAGGAACGCGATGGACACCACCGTCAACGCCGTCGCCTGGGTGGCGGCCAGCGCCTGGTTGCCGGAGGTGCGGGCCGAGACGATCTCCATCGTGAGCGTCTGGACGTTGTAGAGCTGCGGCGCCGTGAACGACGCCATCGACATCATGAACGTCAGCAGCGCACCCGAGACCAGCGCGGGCGTGAGCATCGGAAGCAGCACGGTGCGCCACACCCGTGCACGGCTCGCCCCCAGGTTCGTGGCCGCCTCCTCCAGCGACCCGTCGAATCCCGCCAACGCCGCCGACACCGACAGGTAGAAGTACGGGTACATCGTGAAGGCGTGCACGAGGATCACCCCGGCCACACCTCCCACCGACGTCGTCGACGGGGCGATGCCGAACAGTTCCGACAGTGCGCGCGGCACGATGCCCGTCTCGCTGTACAGCAGCACGAAGGACACGGCGCCGATCAGCGGAGGCAACGCCATCGGCAGCACCGCGAACACCGACAGC from the Saccharomonospora azurea NA-128 genome contains:
- a CDS encoding amidohydrolase family protein, giving the protein MTSVPTVQGTEIVDFHLHFRIDQDPATRDLSGGQFTCADPDEQAQRRRQDLVAAQSARWRRAWDFPDPQPSDERTWEEEADLWLDELDRHGIAHATFVTGGGDDRVAELVARHPQRFSGMANLRDLTAPGAAERLRRAVTELGLRGLKLFAPLLPHRIDDPAADAVWRVAAEYELPVLIHFGHCGSSGGIAHNAHIEPAWLESVAKRHPGIPFVIPHFGVQHVQQVLFLCWACPNVHVDTSGSNQWVRWMPYKLTLEDLFRRCYETIGPDRIVFGSDSSWFPRGYCYRYLADQLRVCHEMGMPDTDLGKIFGGNAARLLRLPRGGHS
- a CDS encoding ABC transporter permease, with product MSAPTMTPPRAADEPASSTPQRRRRLTPDGDRFVYVLALPIVAVLLFLVVIPMATTAAGSTGGDGAAANYGSLFGGASGQALVLSVLTSLASVVCCGVIGTLLAVLMHRFDFPGRRVLSVFAVLPMALPPLIGAVSFVLLYSETGIVPRALSELFGIAPSTTSVGGVAGVILVHAFTMYPYFYLSVSAALAGFDGSLEEAATNLGASRARVWRTVLLPMLTPALVSGALLTFMMSMASFTAPQLYNVQTLTMEIVSARTSGNQALAATQATALTVVSIAFLVGMRWYQGRRVHRSLSKGTPGARRSPGSLLAKAGAGAGSLVLTVLLMAPVLVIVLVSFSVDSSWTHQVLPSEYTLDNYTRIVTDPQSLLPVSVSLQMSLIATAAAILVGAATAWVVARWKLPGRSALDVMIMLPWALPGTVIGVNLVTAFNEPNAGNLGLTLVGTMWILPVAYFVRFVPLVFRSTSASLDQMDPSLEEAARNLGAGPMRVLRTVTLPLVVRGVLAGALLAFVDGVGEYVASVVIYPPGLPPMSVEIYNRIYSSEFGSAAAYGTLQIVLILAVLVLSNRLGDGPRKKSTGATALPVG
- a CDS encoding cysteine dioxygenase family protein, which produces MTTRTSTSSTPEFADLVSRVREVVHSTESTDGDTTAEGVSDVATRVGSVLSDRLADGLPLPEHLRWHDPDHYTQHIVHVEPSGTFSIVALVWLPGQATPVHDHVSWCVTGVVEGQETEEVYEVREVGGRSHLVRVGETVNVVGDVSALDPPGDIHRVRNSCQELVVSLHIYGADIHRLGSSIRRAYDLPTLDRAE
- a CDS encoding alanine/glycine:cation symporter family protein; amino-acid sequence: MEDILSEISSVVWGPFLLIPLLLGAGLYLTIRLGGVQFLKLVPALRLALFKRHDEGADGDISHYQALTTALAATVGVGNIAGVATAIYWGGPGALFWMWITALLGMASKYSEAFLAVRFRTKDARGEMSGGPQYYLAKAIPNRFGLVLSIAFAVFAVLASFGIGNMTQSNTVAASLESSFGVPAWAVGVVITIAAGAVLIGGIKSIGKVTASFVPFMIIVYVLGGLAVLLLNIGEVPAALGLVFSDAFTGTAATGGFLGSAFIIVLQYGVARGIFSNESGLGSAAIAAAAAQTRHPVRQAMVSMTQTFIDTIIVVTMTGLVIVTTGTWSSGIEGAEMTAEAFTRGLPGEWGHYIVTVSVVFFAFSTILGWAYYGERCMERLVGVRGVVPYRLVFTVVILIGATTELSLVWTFSDVMNGLMALPNLIGLVVCAGLIARETKQYLAVDPDLLNQPLEPTLHGTDVLRRSRPDTLT
- a CDS encoding SIS domain-containing protein, with the protein product MTTTPVPGTEPGGWMAREIAEQPQVLDALARDRSAVARIAEHVRRFRPRFVLFAARGSSGHAALYGKYLVEVQLGLPAGAVSPSTTTLYGADPDLRDVLLVAVSQSGGSPDLVEVTESARRRGALTVAVTNTADSPLGSAAEHVLDIGAGPERAVAATKTYTASLLALSLLVSEIRGGVSPDVDRIGELAQRCLDDNAERVDAAAHRLRFAERIVTTARGYSLASAAETGLKLAETSYLVTRSYSGADLLHGPIAAVGSDTVVLAFCGGGPGGTTMSDVLDQVSRRGADVLRVGPLPTHDLVVPALDEDLAPVLEILPLQRLAWRLAVARGLNPDQPAGLRKTTETR
- a CDS encoding carbohydrate kinase family protein, translated to MSPVVSGETVPDRITVVGNVNLDVVVAGVAALPPPGTEQIVPSIAVRPGGSAANTAVTLAQLGRDTVLVGRVGEDGTARLLDAELDMPGLRTHLVRAAGESTSVTVAAEAPGHDRAFLSALGALAGMDASAVPADVLSSRFLLLSGYFLLPVLRDERARALFSAARDAGARTALDTGWDPGNWSATTRAEVLGLLEQVDVFLPNTDEIRALADRSDVTAAARSVAESSGTTVVVKCGSEGALVVSPDGAVVECPTPQVRVQDSTGAGDAFNAGLLHRLAEGYSPTEAADYGVRVAATVISRPSHDRRFSPSDVLPARRDGVSA
- a CDS encoding lyase family protein, which produces MPSLSTYWQNHLRVAFEESAPQLYRPMLEASLAHVVMLAEQGLLPAERARALLAGLRRLLAEEDDRLEFDGSVEDVYFLVEQRLAAAAGLAPSELDVQLARSRNDLDAGVFRMVLRENVLEQARLACAAAHVAAAQADRHADVLIVGYTHRRPAQPTTLGHVLAGYGEALLSQADELLSVYDELDVSPLGSCAFAGTDLPIASERLTELLGFRETFTSSYEAVAGAEHLVRTGAVQARILATGARMARTMLDWMTFRWVVTPDSYCQGSSIMPQKKNPVVLEHMCSMAGAAAADLAATLNNVGAAWYEDSNNATTDVQQHLWRAGDRAVRFLTLMHGLLGELEPLEPPTPEDVVATGATTTAVAEALAAAGVPWRGAHSVVGALVRQAPPAAWTTRLVADAIAEAGLEADDTVVEAALAAGLRPQQVLDRPQPGGPGSAAVRTTARRVAERAGALTTEFDARRARLRQAEDALTAAVDAVLAGDRQ